In one Acipenser ruthenus chromosome 10, fAciRut3.2 maternal haplotype, whole genome shotgun sequence genomic region, the following are encoded:
- the LOC117973144 gene encoding flavin-containing monooxygenase 5-like produces the protein MGRRIAVIGAGATGLTCIKSCLDERLEPVCFERSKDIGGLWRFKEEAEAERASIYRSVIINTSKEMMCYSDFPVPDHFPNYMHNSRILEYFRMYAQHFDLMRHVRFQTAVRSVKKRPDFSRSGQWEVVSVSSAGQEQSETFDGVMVCTGHHTHPHMPLHDFPGIEKFGGQYFHSRDYKSPQEFQGKRVLVIGIGNSGSDIAVEMSGVAEQVFLSTRRGSWVLNRVSDNGFPVDMMYGTRVMALLWKYLPFSLLNWIGERKINTRFDHSLYGLQPEHRLFSQHPTVNDDLPNRILSGRVQVKPNVSEFRSASVVFQDGSVEDRIDVVVFATGYTFSFPFLDDSVLAVADNQVSLYKYVFPPALERPTLAVIGLIQPVGAIMPISELQARWATRVFAELQKLPLEKTMLKDIENKKKAMAKRYVLSQRHTIQVDYIRYMDELAAQLGVRPRLGWLLLRDPRLGLQLLLGPCTPYQYRLCGPGQWAGARRAILTQWDRVAKPLRTRVLPETPRPSAVPLLLKLSAACLLCTAASLYIHRYPPPFIQNPPPFIQRFVPNLG, from the exons ATGGGGCGGCGGATAGCTGTGATCGGGGCCGGAGCCACGGGGCTCACCTGCATTAAGAGCTGTTTGGACGAGAGGCTGGAGCCGGTCTGCTTCGAACGCAGCAAGGACATCGGGGGGCTCTGGAGGTTCAAG GAGGAAGCGGAGGCTGAGCGAGCCAGTATCTACCGCTCTGTCATCATCAACACCTCCAAAGAGATGATGTGCTACAGCGACTTCCCCGTTCCTGATCACTTTCCCAACTACATGCACAACTCCCGCATCCTGGAATACTTCCGCATGTACGCCCAGCACTTTGACCTGATGCGCCACGTTCGCTTCCAG accgCAGTGCGCAGTGTGAAGAAGCGTCCGGATTTCTCCCGCTCGGGACAGTGGGAGGTGGTGAGTGTGAGCAGTGCGGGGCAGGAGCAATCAGAAACCTTTGACGGGGTGATGGTCTGCACTGGACACCACACCCACCCCCACATGCCTCTGCACGACTTCCCAG GGATCGAGAAGTTCGGAGGGCAGTATTTCCACAGTCGGGATTACAAGAGTCCCCAAGAATTCCAGGGGAAGAGGGTCCTGGTGATTGGGATTGGGAATTCGGGAAGCGACATTGCTGTGGAGATGAGCGGAGTCGCAGAGCAG GTGTTCTTGAGTACGAGGCGAGGCTCCTGGGTGCTGAATCGTGTCTCAGATAACGGGTTCCCTGTCGATATGATGTACGGCACGCGCGTCATGGCCCTGCTTTGGAAATACCTGCCTTTCAGCCTCCTGAACTGGATTGGGGAGAGGAAGATCAACACCCGCTTTGACCACAGCCTGTACGGACTCCAGCCCGAGCACAG GCTCTTCAGCCAGCATCCCACGGTGAACGACGATCTCCCAAACCGCATCCTCTCAGGGAGGGTTCAGGTCAAACCCAACGTGAGCGAGTTCAGGAGTGCGAGCGTGGTGTTCCAGGACGGGAGCGTGGAGGACAGAATCGACGTGGTGGTCTTCGCCACAGGATACACCTTCTCCTTCCCCTTCCTCGACGACTCTGTCCTCGCAGTGGCCGACAACCAGGTGTCTCTGTACAAGTACGTGTTCCCTCCTGCCTTGGAGCGCCCCACACTGGCTGTCATTGGACTCATACAGCCTGTAGGAGCCATCATGCCCATCTCGGAGCTGCAGGCGCGGTGGGCAACGCGGGTCTTTGCAG AATTACAAAAGCTGCCACTGGAGAAAACTATGCTGAAGGACATTGAGAATAAGAAAAAGGCGATGGCCAAAAG GTACGTGCTGTCCCAGCGCCACACCATCCAGGTGGACTATATCCGCTACATGGATGAGCTGGCTGCACAGCTGGGCGTGCGCCCCAGGCTGGGCTGGCTGCtgctcagggacccgaggctgGGTCTGCAGTTGCTGTTGGGACCCTGCACCCCATACCAGTACCGCCTCTGTGGGCCAGGGCAGTGGGCCGGGGCTCGCCGTGCCATCCTCACGCAGTGGGACCGCGTCGCCAAGCCGCTGAGAACACGTGTGCTCCCGGAAACACCCCGCCCCTCCGCGGTGCCTCTGCTGCTCAAACTGTCTGCTGCCTGCCTGCTGTGCACTGCAGCTTCCCTTTACATCCACCGCTACCCTCCCCCCTTTATCCAGAACCCTCCCCCCTTTATCCAGAGATTTGTACCCAACttagggtga